TAGTTAGTTAGAATATGACCTTTTTCGTCAATTATAAATCCTGAGCCCATACCCTCAACTGGAATGACGCGATAGAAGACGTCGTGAAAGACCCTTAGGGTATTAATGTTAACGACACTCTGTGTCGCCTCTTCGATCATTCGAACAATATCATCTTCTTCCATGGCTTTCTCATCTCATAACTCCGCATGGATGTCATATTGGATTATTCTCCGGGTCTATTAAGCATTGTCGGAGCGGCATGCCGAAATCAAAAGCGATAATAGGGCGTTAAAGGTTTAGTTATATAATCGGGGTATGAAGATTGGGAGGTCAAAATTTTTATGTCCTGCCAAGCCTTACCTACGGATATGATGAGCTTCAGCCTTACATCTCCGAGACCCAGCTCCAGATACATCACCTCAAGCATCATCAAGCATATGTAAACGGCGCAAACGCCATATTAGAGAGACTTGAAAGGTCGAGAAAAGAAAACATGGACCTCGACATGAAATCGTTGTTGAAAGAGCTGTCATTCAACGTTGGAGGTCATATACTCCACTCGCTTTTCTGGGAGAATTTGGCGCCAAGTTGGAAGGGCGGTGGAGAACCAGGAGGCCTTGTCGGAGACATAATATTGAAAGAGTTTGGGAGCTTTGAACGATTCAAGAAGGAGTTCTCCCAGGCCGCTGTTACTGTTGAGGGCTCAGGTTGGGCCGCGTTGACCCTCTGCAATCAAACTGGTAGGCCCTTAATCATGCAGATTGAGAAGCATAACCAGAACGTTTACCCGGCCTTCAAGGTTTTAATGGTTATAGACGTCTTTGAACATGCGTACTACATAGACTATAAGAACGACAGGTCTAAGTTTGTGGCAGCGGTTTGGAATATCATCAATTGGGAAAAAGTTGAAGAAAGACTGAGGAAATCAGCGGGTCCATGACTGGGTTCAATCTTTGCCATATTTAGATAGCAACAATCACCATGTGGCTATGCAGAGAATTGATTCAATCCGCTCGATAGGCGTGTAAGCGATGGGAAAGATAGTCAGAGTTAAAGATTGGGAGGAATTCAGGAGTCTTGTAGTCAAGCTACACCCTCCTAGCATAGTATATAATGTGCAGAGGTCTCCCCTGTCAAGGCCGCCGATAGGCTTGAGGCTGATGTTTGCTCATGGAGATACGCAATACGTATTCATAGATTTCGCTGATGGCAATATGCTTAAGCAGACTCGGATCCAGTTAGCCAAGCATGAGAATGGGGAGGAATACTTGCGAGACGAAGACTTGAAGCGATTTCTTGAGGAAGAGCTTGGAAGAAAGGATCTGCTGATTCTCTGCCCTGTCTGGAGACTCGAGTTCTACTAGGCATATATTGAACCCACAATCATGAATAATGATGTAAACGACGATATGGGTAGGTTGTATGGATCATGGAGAATGCGGATGTTAGGGAAAGGGTTCTTAAAATAATAGATCGCTTGGAGAAGGAGCATCCTGATGCGAAGATAGCCCTGCGATATAGTAATCCGCTTGAGTTGCTGGTTGCAACAATGCTATCCGCCCAGTGCACAGATGAAAGGGTTAACGAAGTAACGCGGAGCCTCTTCAAGAAGTATCGCACTGCAGAGGACTATGCCAAAGCCGACTTAGCCGCACTTGAGGAGGACATAAGGCCAACCGGGTTCTACAAGAATAAGGCTAGAAACCTAAAGAAGGCCTGCCAGATACTTGTCGAGAAGTTTAATTCCGAGGTTCCAAGGACGATGGAGGACCTCTTAACACTTCCAGGCGTAGCGCGTAAGACGGCAAACATAGTGCTTTCAAACGCGTATGGAATAATCGAAGGTATAGCGGTTGACACCCATGTGAGGAGGCTTGCGGAAAGGCTTGGTCTTACTGTGAACAAGGATCAAGATAAGATAGAAAAGGATCTTATGGAGATCGTGCCGAGGGAGAAGTGGGCCAGGTTCACTGACCTTCTGATTTTTCATGGGAGAAGGGTCTGCAGCGCTAGGAAGCCGCAGTGTGACAAATGTGTGCTCATAGATCTATGCCCCTCAGCCTCGACATCTAACCCTTAAGATGGATTGGCTATAAATGTCCCTATCT
The Candidatus Bathyarchaeota archaeon genome window above contains:
- a CDS encoding superoxide dismutase, coding for MGGQNFYVLPSLTYGYDELQPYISETQLQIHHLKHHQAYVNGANAILERLERSRKENMDLDMKSLLKELSFNVGGHILHSLFWENLAPSWKGGGEPGGLVGDIILKEFGSFERFKKEFSQAAVTVEGSGWAALTLCNQTGRPLIMQIEKHNQNVYPAFKVLMVIDVFEHAYYIDYKNDRSKFVAAVWNIINWEKVEERLRKSAGP
- the nth gene encoding endonuclease III; this encodes MENADVRERVLKIIDRLEKEHPDAKIALRYSNPLELLVATMLSAQCTDERVNEVTRSLFKKYRTAEDYAKADLAALEEDIRPTGFYKNKARNLKKACQILVEKFNSEVPRTMEDLLTLPGVARKTANIVLSNAYGIIEGIAVDTHVRRLAERLGLTVNKDQDKIEKDLMEIVPREKWARFTDLLIFHGRRVCSARKPQCDKCVLIDLCPSASTSNP